The genome window TTTGGCGATGGAGTTAAACAGAACTCCTGCAGAAGGCTTATGACCGTTAATCAATTCCGAATCATGAAGGTGAATCATCGATGCCAGAGATTTCTTCTCGATAGAGATATGGGCATCTCCGGGAGCTATTAATATACGACCTGCCCGGACAATATCTCCTTCGGCGGCTTCCTTTACTTCCAGAGGGCAGATTCTATCAAGGCTGGCAGCAAACTCCCTTGTGAAACCTGCGGGCATATGTTGAACAACAACAATGGGAACCGATAGATTCGGATCCAATTCGGCAAAAACCTTTCTTAGAGCATTCGGACCACCAGTAGAAATGCCAATGGCAATGATTTCCGGCCTTTCCGGTTCTCTTTCGGGGCTGCTTCTGTCCCAGTCGTCCTGTTTAAAACCGGATCTCTCTGATGTCCGGGTGAATGTTTGCTGGGGTATTGCCTGTTCAACAGCGAGAGGGGGAATCGAGTTGCCATGTTTTCTTCTGTAATCACTTCCATAGGCTTTAAGAACCGTAACAAGATGGTCACCCACTTTCTCTAGTTCATCCGAGGCAGATCCGCTGGGTTTTGTTATAAAATCGGATGCTCCCAGAGCCAGAGCCTCCATGGTGACCCGGGCTCCTTTTTTGGCTATGGATGAAAGAATTACAACGGGAATCTTGTGCCCCCGGCTATGCATCTCTTTGAGGAAATCAATGCCATTCATCTCAGGCATTTCAAGATCCAGAACAATGACATCAGGATTTAACCGGGGAATTTTGGTCAAGCCAAACTGGCCGTTCATGGCCGTCCCTACGACCTCTAGAGCGCTGTCTTTTTCGATCAGCCGGGATATGATATTTCTCATCAACGCTGAATCGTCGACGACCAGCACTGCAATTTTATTCTCTGACACGGATGTCCCTCTTGATTTAGTTCTGTATTTTACCGTAGATGCAAGCCCAGTCTGTTTTTATGAACTTAAACTGAGTATCCATTCCGAAAAGTGATTCGGAATGGCCTATAAATAAATAGGAATGTGGTGCCATAGAATTCCAGAAGTTATCAATCACATTTTTCTGGGCAGGCTCGTCAAAGTAAATTAAGACATTTCTGCAGAAAACTATATCCAAGTTCCTCATATCATTCCCGAATTTCAGGTTATGATAATCAAATTTTATAAGTTTTACGATTTCCGGCTTTACCCTATAGCTATTATCTTCTTCTGTGAAGTATTTGTTCAAATAATTATCTGGTATTCCGGTGACTCTACTCTTTAAATAGAGACCTTCCTTTGCTTTCATCAACGATTTAAGGCTGAGGTCAGAAGCGATCACTTCTATTTTAAAGTCCGGTGGAAGATGTTCCTTAAGAACCATGGCATTTGTATATGGTTCTTCTCCTGTAGAACATCCGGCGCTCCATATGGATATTTTTTTATCACCGCTCTGTCTTTTTCGCTCTACTAGATCGGGAATTACATAGTTAATAAATGTATCGTAATGAGCCTGATTTCTAAAAAAACGGGTCAGATTTGTAGTGACAGAGTCCAGAAAATCTTTCAATTCGTTGTCACTTTTGGTCAGTGATTTATAGTACTCTCCAATGCTCTCCAAATTCTGTAGTTTCAGCCGCTCCTTCAAGCGACTTTCAAGAATCGTTCTGTTTGAATCAGAGAAATGAATACCGCTCTCATTATATATGAGATCTCTGATCCTCGTGAAATCAGAGTCACTCAAGAAGTCTGACATATATTTTCCGTCCTTTGGCTTACCTAAGAGTCTAATTCTCAGTATTCCGTGCTGTCAACATATTAAAAGAAATTGAACTTTTTTCCAAGGATCTACCCGATCGTAAAGAGTCCTTGTTTTCCACAGCTGGTTGATTGACAGCGGGAGCTTATAAAACCATAATTTCCTGAACGTGAAAAAGATAATCTTTTATGCATTAGTCGCCCTGTTCTGTATTTCCTGCTCTCTGGAATATGATACATCCGTCAGCGAGACATTGGATGAATCCATTCCTACTTCCAGGCTCTACGGAGTTAAAAGAGTTCAGGTCCAGGGCGGGCAACCCAGGGTGAGTTTTGAAGCCAGGGAAGCCGTGGTCTGGGAAAATCGGGAAGAAACTGAATTAATGGAGTTTGTGTTTAAAGAATATGGTTCTACCCGGGATATTATCACAACGGGACAAGCCGAATATCTTCTTATTTCAGATAATCAGGACGCCATCATTGAGGGGCAAATCTATGGATATTCTTTGCGGAATGAGGCCTCTGTCGAGGCAGAAAAATTGAGCTGGCTAGATGAAAAAAGAGAACTTTCAAGCCTAGGGGACACCGAGGTTGCCATTACGATGGATAATGGATCTCTTCTAGTCGGGAAGAAATTCGTGGCAGATTTATATACAAATACAACGGTTTTTTCCTCGGGAGTTCGTGGTTCTCTGGAATCTGGGAGCCAAGATGAATAAGAAGGTCATCCTTGTTCTTTTTCTTGTTCTCATCTCTTTCAATTTCCTTCAGGCCGAGCAATACAGTTTCTCAAGTGATTTTTTGAAGTCGGTCATGGCGGAAGGTCGGGAAAATACTCTTTTAGAAGGGAATGTTCTTGTTCGGTCGGAGAAGAAAGAGATAAAGGCAGACCGGGTTGAAATCCTTGGAAAAG of Oceanispirochaeta crateris contains these proteins:
- a CDS encoding protein-glutamate methylesterase/protein-glutamine glutaminase, which codes for MSENKIAVLVVDDSALMRNIISRLIEKDSALEVVGTAMNGQFGLTKIPRLNPDVIVLDLEMPEMNGIDFLKEMHSRGHKIPVVILSSIAKKGARVTMEALALGASDFITKPSGSASDELEKVGDHLVTVLKAYGSDYRRKHGNSIPPLAVEQAIPQQTFTRTSERSGFKQDDWDRSSPEREPERPEIIAIGISTGGPNALRKVFAELDPNLSVPIVVVQHMPAGFTREFAASLDRICPLEVKEAAEGDIVRAGRILIAPGDAHISIEKKSLASMIHLHDSELINGHKPSAGVLFNSIAKEFRNKSIAVIMTGMGKDGAREIGNIFREGGMTIAQDSKSCIVYGMPRVAVEHNYIRKIVSLDDMAQTICTLAEG
- a CDS encoding CheR family methyltransferase yields the protein MSDFLSDSDFTRIRDLIYNESGIHFSDSNRTILESRLKERLKLQNLESIGEYYKSLTKSDNELKDFLDSVTTNLTRFFRNQAHYDTFINYVIPDLVERKRQSGDKKISIWSAGCSTGEEPYTNAMVLKEHLPPDFKIEVIASDLSLKSLMKAKEGLYLKSRVTGIPDNYLNKYFTEEDNSYRVKPEIVKLIKFDYHNLKFGNDMRNLDIVFCRNVLIYFDEPAQKNVIDNFWNSMAPHSYLFIGHSESLFGMDTQFKFIKTDWACIYGKIQN